CACGTCCGGTATTTTGAAAATGGAAGGTAGTCTTCTCTTTTGCAGGATTCGGTGAGAAAGAAGAAGTTACTTTCACAATGTCATTACCTCCTCTCGCTGATTGTTGGGCCGAAGCCTCTTGTATGAACCCTAAAGAGATAAACAAGGTTAGTAATGCTGCAAAGAAAATATAGGTATATGTTTTTTTCATGCGGAATTTTTAAATTTTTTACTACTTGTTTTTTAAACAACACTGCCGGAGAATAGTTTAACTTTTATCTGCAAAAACTTTACCAATTCTACAACAGGCAACTTGTTTTGAAAGAAAAATTCAACTATTCGACTTGCAAAACTAATATATCTATCTTTAAAAAACAACCTTGAATTTTTTCTTTTTTTCTGCACTCAAGAATTTAAATAAAGTTAGTAAAAACAATATTCATAAACAATTGTTAGAAAATTGATTAGAAAACTAAAAATTTCATACTGCAAAAAAAAGATTACTTTTTTGAAATTCTTTTAACCGTTTTTAACGCAGTTCCCAAACAATTTTCCAATACAAATAAATAACATTTCTGATAATGAATCGCAATTTGTTTTTAACTATACTACTTCTTGGTTTATCCTATCTGTCAGTTTACGCACAAGGAATTGCCACATTTACAGATAAATTTGGCAGATTCTATGTCTTTGATAAAGGTAATGTTCAAACTTTGGAGCCTCGCGAAGTAACAAATGTTCAGATGGGTGGTGATTATTTATTGTATGTTGATGCATTAAGTCAAGTGATTTACTACAGAAATGGTAAAAAACAAATACTGAATTATATGCCTCAAATCAATCTTTACAAGGCCACCAGATTTTACCTTTTGTCTTTGGAAGGCGGAGTTTTGAGAATCATCAGCAACGATACAAAAAAGGACTTAGCGCTTGGGGTAAATGCAACGTATGCTCTTGGAGACAGCATTGTTGCTTTCATTGATTTTGACCGTTTTTTAAAAGTATTTTACAAGAATCAACTTTTTGAAGCAACAAATGAACCTGTTAATGAATTTCGGGCAGGAGATAATTCGGTGGCGTATATAACAGAAGGTGAAAACTTCTATCTCGTCCACAATAATGAATTGCAACTCATAGACAACGCTCCTCCGCTAAACTATCAGGTAGGTAATAATTTTGTGGCTTATATTAACCGCTTCAATGAATTGTATGTGTTCGATAAAGGGAAAAACAAACAATTAGAAAGTGTCAGCCCTGTTAGTTATAAGGCCGGCGACAATATTTTGGCTTATGTTGATAACCTGAATAGTTTTAAAGTCTATTGGAATGGCAAAACAAAAGAACTGCTTCCTGTATTACCCCGGAGTTATGAGATTTTTGATAATACACTGACCTATATTGACGAAAGGGGTTTTTTAAATGTGTTCTATAAGGGGAAAAATATCGTCATCACCACGTTTACCCCCCCTGCGTTCAAATTTTTTGATGGAATAGTTGCATATACCGATTTTGACGGTAAACTTTATGCTTTTTATGAGGGCAATCAAGTGATGGTTTCCGATCAGATTGTCGAAAGCTTTGAAGTTCAGGGGAGAGTAATTAAATATAATATTCTGAATGGTGAAGCGAGGTTTTATTACAACGGTGAAAACTATTAAATTTTTTAAACATGGTTTGAGTTCTTTGTATCGGTCTTTTATAAACTTAACTTATACGAACAATCTCATTTAAATTACTTAAACCATTTACACCCTTTTAACTACATTTTCTTTGCATTTAAATTTTAAAAAATTTGGAAACAGTGGGGAACCCCTCATCATATTGCACGGTCTTTTTGGCATGTTAGACAACTGGCAAACATTAGCCCTTAGGTTTTCCGGACAATTCACCGTTTTTACCGTTGATCAAAGAAATCACGGAAAATCTTTTCATACTCCTGACTTTAACTATCAACTTCTTGCAGATGATTTGTATGATTTTATGAGAAATCATCATCTACCCTCAGCGCATATTATCGGACATTCAATGGGCGGAAAAACCGCTATGCAATTTGCGGTTAATAATCCTGAAATGGTGAACAAACTTATTATTGTGGACATTGCTCCCAAAGAATATCCTGCAGGACATGATATAATATTTGAGGCTTTCAATTCATTCGACATTAGTCAGGTTAGTTCGAGAAACGAAGCAGACGAACTAATGAGGCAACTTGTTCCAGATTTTGGAACTCGTCAGTTTTTGCTTAAAAACTTGACCCGACATAAAGACGGCTCTTATGGATGGAAATGCAATCTTCCATCTTTAAAAGCACATTATCTTGAAATTCTTGGAAACAGTTTGACCCCTTTTGATCAATTCAACAAGCCCACACTGTTTATGAAAGGTAGCCTTTCGGACAACTATATAACTCTACCCGATGACGAAACTTTTATCATTCACTTTTTTCCTTTAGCATCCATAGAAACAATCCCTAATGCAGGACATTGGATTCATGCTGAACAACCGGAAGCTTTTTATAATTCAGCAATGAGGTTTTTGAATGATAATCAGAAAAGTGAATAAGTGGGGTGATTCATTTTAATTTTTCATGGTTTAACCAATTCATAATCTAATACAAATAGAGGAAAAAGTTAGGCTGATTTAGTATATGCTTGTTTGATTTTAAAACTATAACCCAAGATGAATACCGGCCATTTTAGTTTAGAGTTAAGATACTAAAACTCTGTCTGACTGTTAGCAATACTTAACCCTTAAATTTAAAAATGTGCGGTTATTCCATCTTAAACCAACCCTAACTGTTCTTTTCGACGGAAATCTTTGATGAGCAGGTGATAAAACAAAACAGCTATGAGGTAAAATGCGGCAGTGATATAGATGATAGCACCGTAAGAAATTTCTTTTCCTCTCAAATAACGGAACATCAAAGCACTGAAAAACCAACTTCCCGACCATATTGAAGAAATGATGGCACTGACCAATTCCTGGTTTTTCTTACCGACATAATACATGGTCATTTGTGAGGTCATTGGGTTGGCTAAATTCATTAAAGGTTGACGAATAATGTAGCAAAAAGCTGCCAAATAAAAAGCGAATGTTCCCGCACCTAAAAATTCGGTGGTTCCCAACAGAATCAGGGCTGCTATGGACAACATTTGAGTTGCTGTAATGGCTTCGTATCCAAACCTGTTTTTAATTACCGGTGCCTGTAACGAAAAAAGTGCTACAACTACTGCCGTAATTGAGCCTAAGAGAGAAAAACTGCCCGAACTTAGTTTAAAAATATGGAAGAAAAACAAGTTCATGAACGGAATACTTAAGCCGGCTCCAACTGCAATTAAAAAAGTCGGGACAACTGCTTTTCCAATTACAACCCAATCATAATCAAACCGCTTCCCGTTTTCTTTGGAAGTGAATTGAGGAATACTTTCTTTGTTTGAAATCTTCCAGGTAAACAAAAAACTGAAAATCCCCAAGAGCGAAAAAATTTGCAACAGGGTTCTTTCGTCAAAAATCTGTACGTTGATACCCGACAACAAATAAATCAAAAAACCGGAAGCTATAGTGGCTAAGCTCCAAACAGATGCATTTAGCGAAATGCTTTCTGTATGTGTTTCTGTTTTGGTGTTTCGCAAAATAAAAGGAAGTATTGCTATTTGGTTGGCGGTAAAACAAAATCCCCAGATTATCATAGAGAATGCAATCAAAAGTGAGGATTTCCAGACTATCGCCTCTAATATGAGGAGAGAAATAAAAGGCAATATAGCTGATGACAAGAGCAATATAGGACGAATTGCTTTTGTTCGGATATACAAACCAAAAGGAAGCGCAAATACTAAGGCAGCCATAAATCTATAGGAAACAAAGGTGGCAATTTCACTGTCGTTAAAACCACTATGTGTCATATAGATATTTAAAATAAGGGTAAAAGAACTGTTGATGAGTTGCAAAAACAGTTCAGCCATCATTAGAAATAGTATATCTTTTTCTACATTCTTGTAATTGCTGAAAAATCGTAACACAAAAAAAGTTTTCAATCCGGACCGGAAATACCTTAATATAAAGGTTGTTCTAAAACCAAACCGTTTTGATTAAAGTTCAATTAACCCACAACATGGCTGCCACACATTAAAAAAAAGAAGGGAGGCGATATCTTTGTAATTTTGCGAATTGCAAACCCAAAATCAAAGTATATGCCTCCCAACATTCTGCCTTTAGAGTTATATAAAGACATCCTGTCAGTAGCAAAGATATTACAATTAAGGGATTTTCTGTACTGTTTTATGTGTATTCGATATGGAGTAAGTGTACGGAGTTTATGCCGCTATAGTAACTACTCTGTTCGCACTTGGTTTCGTTTTATGTCAGAGGACTACCTGTGGGAGCGCATTCGTATGAAGTTGTTTTTGAAGTGGGTGTATCAACCGGAGGAGAATTATATTATAGCCATAGACGAAGTGGTAGAAGGAAAAGTCGGGACAAGACCTATGGTTTGTCGAAGTTTTGGAGCAGCATTCAGAAATGCCCCATATTCGGGATTTGTTTTTTTGTGCTTCTCTGATAGCTGTGGGGAAACGGAAATCATATCCGATGGTGGTAGAGCAAGTCGTACAGACAGAGGGGGACAGGAAGCGGATAGCGGAACAGAAAAGAAGGCATTAGCTGGCAAGCAGCGCAGTGCCGAAGGCAGATGTTTGGTTCGTGGCAGGAAGCAAGGCAGCAAAAACCGACCCAAGCAGCCCAATCCTACGGCATCCTTTCGGGCATTCACCGCCTTGTTAAACAAGTTGCTTTCGTGCTTACCAGGGCATCAACCTGACCTATATGGTAGCAGACTGTGCTTATGCCTCGGGCAGATTATTTCTCTGCGGTAACAAAGACCGGACTTCACCTGATTACCCGTTTGCCTGTAAATGCCGCCCTCGTCTATGCCTACTCAGACCCAGTAGCCCCAAAACATCGGGGAAGACCCAAAAAATACGGAGAAAAAGTAGATTTGAACAACCTTGATAACCAAGAACTGAAAGACACCAAAACCGAAAATGGTCTCCTTACTCAGATATGGCAACTGCCCTGTTACAACAAATCCTTAAGCAAAAACCTGTTAAATGTGGGGATAGTAAAAATAACCAATTTGAAAACCCAAAAAGTAGCCTTCTCTAAATTTTGCACCACCGACCCTAACCTCGACTGGCAAACTATGATAGATTATTATAGTTTGCGTTTTCAGATTGAGTTTGACTTTCGGGATGCCAAACAATTTTTCGGACTATCCGATTTCAAAACTACACCTCGAAAAATCTGACCAATTTTGTTAATCTATGCTTTACCGCTACCTTGACGGCTAAAATTTTGCAGGCACAATATCAGGTTAAATACAATAACCCTAACTTTAGCATTTTAGACCTCAAAATACTCTGTAATACGCGTTTTACGGTCAAAACAGTTATTAAATTGGTACGAAAATCGCCCGATTCAATTTTTAATACTCAATTCGCAGACGGGTTTATGCCAACAGATTTGGTCAATGTCGCTTAAATATCTATAATATAGAAGAAAAAACACGACCGTCTTATCTTATATTTGTGGCAGCCTTGTTGAACCCATAAAACAATATTTTATTCAGGGGTATCAGTATTTTCAACAAAGACACTTTATGCAATATAAGTTATGTGTGGAAGGTAAAACTATATGGTTTGATTTTGCTGGAATGTAGCTGAATAAAAGAGCTAATTGGTAAAAATCACTGACAGTATATCAAAACATCACATGCTAACAAATCTAAAACCTTTTTGAATATACCAGAAGAAATAGGAATCTTAAACCCAAAATTTTGGATTTCAAGTTTTTATTTATCGAAGATCAAGGTGTTTTAGACAGTAGCTTTTAAAAACAAGAAAGTTTTTGGTCTTTTTTTCTTGTTTAGAAAGATTAGAACGGCACCTCATCCTCATCATTAAAAGAGTTGGTTTCTTCGTTGTCGGAACGGGAACTTCTGAAGATGATGTCGCCCAAAGGTTCAACAACATTTCCTTGGGTCATGTCGAGTGCCAGATTTTCAAACTTAACATTTTGCGGAATAAACTTCAGCCTGACCGTATCGGTTGGTCCGTTTCTGTGTTTGGCCACTATTACTTCAGCCACACCTTTTGTGGGGCGATTTTCCAGATCAAAATCAATATGATAATATTCAGGACGGTATAAAAACAGCACCATATCAGCATCTTGTTCAATAGCTCCTGATTCTCTTAAGTCTGCCAATTGAGGGCGTTTATCACCACCTCGGGTTTCTACTGCCCTGCTTAACTGAGATAAAGCAATTACGGGAACTTCTAATTCTTTGGCGATGGTTTTAAGGGTTCTTGAAATATTGCTGATCTCTTGTTCACGGTTGACGTTTTTTTTATCTGCTGAGCTGCCGCTCATCAATTGCAGATAGTCAATAATAATAAGTTGAATGTTGTGTTGCATTTTAAACCGGCGACATTTAGCTCTCAGTTCAAACATGTTGATGGCCGGTGTGTCATCAATAATAATTGGAGCTTCAGCAATTTTGTCAATTCTGCTTGTCAACTGAATCCATTCATAAGATTGAAGGTTACCACTTCGAAGCTTCTCGGAAGAAAGCCCGGTTTCTGCCGAGATTAAACGATTAACCAATTGCAATTTTGACATTTCGAGCGAAAAAACAGCAACCGGTCTTTTGAAATCTACAGCAGCATTTCGGGCAACTGTCATTGCAAATACAGTTTTACCCATTGCTGGGCGTGCAGCCACAATAATTAAATCTGATTTTTGCCATCCGGCAGTCAATTTGTCTAAAGCCATAAAACCTGAAGGAACACCGGTTAATCCTTCGGAGTGGTCTTTTAATTTTTCGAGATTTTTGATTGCCTGAGCTACCAATACGTTCATGGTTCCATAGCTTCGTCTCAGATTTTGCTCGGTAATGTTAAACAAAGATTGCTCGGCAACATTTAGCAAATCAAATACATCAGTTGTTTCTTCATAAGCTCCTTGAACTATCTGTGTTGAGGTTCTGATTAGTTCTCGTAGGATAAATTTTTCCGAAATAATCCGGGCATGATGTTCAATATTGGCCGTTGTTGCTACTCGATTTGTCAGTTTGGAAACATAATAGGCACCGCCAACTGCTTCCAGTTTCCCATTTTTTCGAAGTTGTTCGGTAACAGTCAGAATATCAACCGGTTGAGCTTTTCCGAATAAATCGTAAATTGCTTGATAAATATGGCGATGAGCTTCCAGATAAAAACTTTCTGGTTTTAAAACGTCAATAATTTCAGCAACGGCATCTCTATCCAACATCATTCCTCCTAAAACAACTTCTTCCAAATCTAATGCTTGTGGAGGAACTTTATCAAATACAAAGTTCGACAAGTCGGTATTTTTATTAAAACTTCCTGTTTTAGTTCTCAGGTTCTTGAGGTTATCTGGTGTATCTGACATAATAGAGGGATAATTTATTTGTGAACCATTGAATGAAACTTTGCCCAACCTGTCTTAAAATAACAGACAATTTACCTGCCAAGTTGCTATTCCTATTACTTTACCCGGTTAACTTGGTTTTTATTTTTTAGAATACGCTATAAATGTCTGTTTTATATAATTCTTGCAACTTTATTTTAAATTGGTTATCTGTTATTTTACAATTCAGAAAATTGCAAAAATAACTTTTTTGATTGTGTTGAATGAAAAATACCCAATTAAATATATCCACAACCTTAAGCCTGATTTAGTAAGAGTTTGAGGAATTTTTAAAGCTTTTTTGAACTAATTTTCCACCGGAAATTTAACTTATCCACAGAATTGTCCCCCAAAATAGTTGCTAACAGGAGCAGGCTGTTAATAACATTGTGGATAACTTTTTACTTAACTTCAAGATTAGATTTATCAAGCGAGAAATTGATTGTAAATTGCCTAATTAACTGATAATCAGTTGTTTTCGCAGATAAAAAAACATCAAGTAATCTGATTGAACTAAATCTGAAATTTCTGATAAATTTCAAAAAATCCCAAATCTGAGAAACCTTGAACAAGGTTATCCACAAAAATCAGCTTGATTTATCCACATAAATTCAATAAAATAAAGGGGTTGAGTCAATCTAAGTGTGCATGAATAAAAAGTATCACTATGTAACAGTATGTTGATTAGAAATCAAATTGTATTTGCAAAATCTATCATGGTTTTAGAAAGCAGTGAAGCCGATTTTATTTGAGGGAAAAAACTATGTATAAAAAAAGAAATGATATAATTATACGGTCTGTTAGATGTAATTATTAAGCTTTACTCTACCTTTGCTGATTGTATTGTTTTCAATTTAACAATCCTAAAAAGTCGGAAAAAATGAGTCTAAATAAAACAGACATCAGCAATTGGTTCAGAGATCTTCAAGACAAAATTTGTTATGAAATAGAAGATTTAAACGGAAGAACTAGGTTTATGGAAGATATTTGGGAGCGAAAAGAAGGCGGAGGAGGAATCACTCGAATTATACAAAGTGAACGAATAATTGAAAAGGGTGGTGTCAATTTTTCTGCTGTTTATGGGCCGTTATCCGATTATCTTGCCTCTGCACTTTCAGTATCGAAAAGACAAAAGTTTTATGCTACCGGAGTTTCAATCGTTCTACATGCCGTTAGCCCATTAGTACCTATCATTCATATGAATGTTCGATATTTTGAGCTTTCAGACGGAACTTACTGGTTTGGAGGAGGAATTGATGTAACTCCTCATTATGTTGTTCCGGAAGATGCCAAAAATTTTCATCAGTTATTGCAACAAGTTTGTAAAAGGCACGATTCAAAGTATTATCAGAAGTTCAAACAATGGGCTGATGACTATTTTTATATTAAACATCGAGGAGAAATGAGAGGTATCGGGGGAATATTTTTTGATAATTTGACAGAAAACAAAACACATAGTAAAGAAAAGCTGTTTGAATTTGTAAAAGACGTTGGAAACTCATTTATGACCGCGTATAATTATTTTATTAACCGTTATGCAGGCAAACCTTACAGTACAACTGAAAAAAACTGGCAGTATATCAGGCGAAGCCGTTATGCTGAATTTAATCTGATATATGACAGAGGCACTAAATTTGGGCTGGAATCGGATGGTCGAATTGAATCAATTCTTATGAGTTTACCACCTACTGTAAAATGGTTATACAATTATTCACCAACCGAAGGATCAAGAGAGGCCGAAACCCTATCATTTTTGAAACAAGGTATTGATTGGGCGAATTATCAGCTTTAGCAGCATACACTAAAAATTTTTACTTTAGAAACAGGGTATCAATACCCTGTTTTTGTATTTTTATTATCTTTGCGCTCACTTTTGAAAAAAAGTTCCATGACTCCAAACTTTTCGACACCTGTTACCGAATTTACCAAAGATACCTACTTGTATTGGTATGAACTTATGCTGTTACTCAGACGGTTCGAAGAAAAAGCGGGTACTTTGTATGGACAACAAAAAATCAGGGGATTCTGCCATTTGTATATTGGCCAGGAAGCGGTTGCTGCCGGAATAACAACAGCAACCCGACAAATTGATCCGATTATTACAGCATACCGCGATCATGGATTGGCAATGGCAAAAGGTATTTCTGCAGATGCATGTATGGCTGAGTTATATGCCAAAGCGACCGGATGCGCCAAAGGAAAAGGCGGTTCGATGCACTTTTTTTCAAAAGAACATTATTTTTTTGGTGGACATGGTATTGTAGGCGCTCAAATTCCGCTTGGTGCGGGTATAGCATTTGCCGAAAAATATAGGAATACTGATAATGTTTGCATTACTCTGTTTGGAGACGGGGCTGCAAGACAAGGTGCATTACACGAAACTTTTAACATGGCCATGCTCTGGAAATTACCGGTAGTATTTATTTGTGAAAACAATAATTACGCTATGGGAACATCTGTCGAACGGTCGAGCAATGTGGCAGATATGAGCAAACTCGGTTTGGGATACGATATGCCTTCTTTTAATGTTGATGGAATGAGTTGTGAGGCAGTTCACAATGCTGTTTATGAAGCCGCTGAATTTGCCCGCAAAGGAAACGGTCCGACTTTCTTAAACATTCAAACTTACAGGTATCGAGGTCATTCTATGTCTGACCCGGGGAAATACAGAACAAGAGAAGAAGTTGACCAATACAAAAAAATTGACCCAATCAAAGTAGTTTATGACCATATTCTTGAAAATGGGTATGAAACTGAAGCTTATCTCGAAAAAATCGAAGAAAAAATAAATGAAATAGTCAACAAATCGGTTGAGTTTGCTGAACATTCGGATTATCCGGACGATAGCGAACTTTTCACCGATGTTTACCTGCAACCAGATTATCCGTTCATCCGGCATTAATCGTAGCAGCACTTCATTTAAACATGTAAGTATATAATCTAATTGTATCTATAAACTAAACTGAACCTTGAATTATGTCGAAGGCCAAGCAGAATGAAGCAAAAACGTTTTTAGACGAAGAAATAGACCTGCGGGAATCGTACAGCAAAGCCGAACATTATATACGTGATAATCGCAACCTTGTTTTAGGTGTTTTAGGCGCTATTGCCGTTATTATAGCTGTGCTTGTTGGGTTTAACAGTATTTATCTACCCGGTCAGGAAAAAAATGCGCAGGAAGATATGTTTGTGGCGCAGCGCTATTTTAAAACAGATTCCTTTAATCTTGCCCTGAACGGGAATGGAAGCTATCCCGGATTTCTCGGAATTATTGATGATTACAGCGGGATGACCAAATCTGTAAAACTCGCCCATTATTATGCCGGAGTTTGTTACCTTAACTTAGGAGTTTTTGAAGAAGCTGTAAAGCACTTGTCTAAAGTCAGTACCAAAGACCCCCTTTTAAATGCAACGGCTGCAGGTGCTTTGGGTGATGCCTATTCCGAAACCGGAAATATGAACAAGGCTATTGACTCTTATAAAAAAGCAGCCAAACTAAGCAAAGACGAGTTTTCAGCTCCTCTAAACCTTTTCAAAGCCGGTCTCGCCTTAGAAACTCAGGGAGATTTCAAAAATGCAAAAATTCTATACGAACAAATCAGAAGCCAATATCCGGAAAGCACTCAAGGCCGTGAAATAGATAAATATATTGCCCGTGCTGAGGCCAGCCAATAATAAAATCCCATTTATAACTTACATTCTTTAAATCTGACACTTGATTTGAATTTTTAAAATCTAAGTGTCAGATTTTTTTATTTTTTAGGACTATGCCTGCTTTATTAAAATCACTTTCGAGTTATGATGCTTCTAAAATACCGGATGCTTCCGGATTTTCATTTGGCATTGTGGTTTCTGAATATAATGAGCTTATCACCGGTGCTTTGTATAGAGGTTGTATAGAAACACTATTAACACATGGCGCTCAGGAAGAAAATATTCTAATAAGCCATGTTCCGGGCGCATTTGAATTGCCTTTAGGCGCACAGTTTTTGCTTGAAAACAATGATTTAAATGCGGTCATTTGTTTAGGTTGTGTAATCACCGGAGAAACCAAACACGATGAGTATATCAGTCATTCCGTTGCAGATGCAATCATGAACCTGGGCTTGAATTATAATCTGCCGGTTATATTTGGTGTGCTGACTCCACAAAATCTTCAACAGGCAAAAGCCCGATCAGGTGGAGAGCATGGAAACAAAGGAGTAGAGGCGGCAGTTACAGCCATTAAAATGGCTTATCTGAAAAACAACAGTTAATCAAAACGATGAATCAATTTTTCGGTGATTTCCCATAATTGTTTCCTTAGGTCCTCATTAAATGCCCTTGAATCCGGTTTTCTCACCTTGCATTTGTCGAAGTAATGTCCCGTGATATTTGAAACTTCAGGAGATTCTGCTAAAAAAACACTTGTTTTAGCTCCTTCTTCGACAGTAATACCCATAGCTGAAACTAAGAGTTTCCAAACAATAGCATGAATAGCGTTCATCGTTTTTTTGGTGCCTATATCTGTTTTTACCCTTCCGGGATGAAGACAATTCACGGTGATTTTTGTGTCTTTTAATCGTTCGGCAAGCTCAAAAGTAAACAACACATTACACAATTTGCTTTGTGCATAAGCGCTCAAAATAAAATAACCTTTGTTTTTTGTAAAACTTTCAAAATCAAGGGAAGCGCGATAATGTGAACCGGAAGACACATTAATAATCCGTCCGTTACCGGCTTTTTTTATCAAATCGAGAAGCTGAACAGTTAAAATATGATATGCAAAATGATTGAGGGCTATGGTTTGTTCAATTCCATCTTCGGTCAGTTTAAAGTCTGAAAACGTGCCTCCGGCATTGTTGATTAAAACATCAATTTTCTCAACCATTGTCCTTATTTTAAAGACTACATCCTTGATTGATGATTGTTTGGAGAGGTCACATAAAGCATATTCAATTTTTTGATTTCCGGTTTCTTTGTGTATGAGTTCAACCGCCTCTTTAGCTTTTATTTCATTACGGCATATTATAATTACATGCCAGTTTTTGGCTGCTAATGCCTTAGCAGTTGAAAATCCTATTCCATCGTTGCCTCCTGTAATGATGACTGTTTTTTCCATTTGGTAAAAATAATGCTCTCGTA
This is a stretch of genomic DNA from Sphingobacteriales bacterium. It encodes these proteins:
- a CDS encoding T9SS type A sorting domain-containing protein; protein product: MKKTYTYIFFAALLTLFISLGFIQEASAQQSARGGNDIVKVTSSFSPNPAKEKTTFHFQNTGRETYRLEIFDIIGNQVKLVNDIQTNAAEVDISDLEAGMYFYFLVRGSDRVSTGRLIIKQ
- a CDS encoding alpha/beta fold hydrolase, coding for MHLNFKKFGNSGEPLIILHGLFGMLDNWQTLALRFSGQFTVFTVDQRNHGKSFHTPDFNYQLLADDLYDFMRNHHLPSAHIIGHSMGGKTAMQFAVNNPEMVNKLIIVDIAPKEYPAGHDIIFEAFNSFDISQVSSRNEADELMRQLVPDFGTRQFLLKNLTRHKDGSYGWKCNLPSLKAHYLEILGNSLTPFDQFNKPTLFMKGSLSDNYITLPDDETFIIHFFPLASIETIPNAGHWIHAEQPEAFYNSAMRFLNDNQKSE
- a CDS encoding SDR family oxidoreductase, producing MQPYLREHYFYQMEKTVIITGGNDGIGFSTAKALAAKNWHVIIICRNEIKAKEAVELIHKETGNQKIEYALCDLSKQSSIKDVVFKIRTMVEKIDVLINNAGGTFSDFKLTEDGIEQTIALNHFAYHILTVQLLDLIKKAGNGRIINVSSGSHYRASLDFESFTKNKGYFILSAYAQSKLCNVLFTFELAERLKDTKITVNCLHPGRVKTDIGTKKTMNAIHAIVWKLLVSAMGITVEEGAKTSVFLAESPEVSNITGHYFDKCKVRKPDSRAFNEDLRKQLWEITEKLIHRFD
- the pdhA gene encoding pyruvate dehydrogenase (acetyl-transferring) E1 component subunit alpha; protein product: MTPNFSTPVTEFTKDTYLYWYELMLLLRRFEEKAGTLYGQQKIRGFCHLYIGQEAVAAGITTATRQIDPIITAYRDHGLAMAKGISADACMAELYAKATGCAKGKGGSMHFFSKEHYFFGGHGIVGAQIPLGAGIAFAEKYRNTDNVCITLFGDGAARQGALHETFNMAMLWKLPVVFICENNNYAMGTSVERSSNVADMSKLGLGYDMPSFNVDGMSCEAVHNAVYEAAEFARKGNGPTFLNIQTYRYRGHSMSDPGKYRTREEVDQYKKIDPIKVVYDHILENGYETEAYLEKIEEKINEIVNKSVEFAEHSDYPDDSELFTDVYLQPDYPFIRH
- the hemF gene encoding oxygen-dependent coproporphyrinogen oxidase, which gives rise to MSLNKTDISNWFRDLQDKICYEIEDLNGRTRFMEDIWERKEGGGGITRIIQSERIIEKGGVNFSAVYGPLSDYLASALSVSKRQKFYATGVSIVLHAVSPLVPIIHMNVRYFELSDGTYWFGGGIDVTPHYVVPEDAKNFHQLLQQVCKRHDSKYYQKFKQWADDYFYIKHRGEMRGIGGIFFDNLTENKTHSKEKLFEFVKDVGNSFMTAYNYFINRYAGKPYSTTEKNWQYIRRSRYAEFNLIYDRGTKFGLESDGRIESILMSLPPTVKWLYNYSPTEGSREAETLSFLKQGIDWANYQL
- a CDS encoding tetratricopeptide repeat protein, translating into MSKAKQNEAKTFLDEEIDLRESYSKAEHYIRDNRNLVLGVLGAIAVIIAVLVGFNSIYLPGQEKNAQEDMFVAQRYFKTDSFNLALNGNGSYPGFLGIIDDYSGMTKSVKLAHYYAGVCYLNLGVFEEAVKHLSKVSTKDPLLNATAAGALGDAYSETGNMNKAIDSYKKAAKLSKDEFSAPLNLFKAGLALETQGDFKNAKILYEQIRSQYPESTQGREIDKYIARAEASQ
- the dnaB gene encoding replicative DNA helicase, whose translation is MSDTPDNLKNLRTKTGSFNKNTDLSNFVFDKVPPQALDLEEVVLGGMMLDRDAVAEIIDVLKPESFYLEAHRHIYQAIYDLFGKAQPVDILTVTEQLRKNGKLEAVGGAYYVSKLTNRVATTANIEHHARIISEKFILRELIRTSTQIVQGAYEETTDVFDLLNVAEQSLFNITEQNLRRSYGTMNVLVAQAIKNLEKLKDHSEGLTGVPSGFMALDKLTAGWQKSDLIIVAARPAMGKTVFAMTVARNAAVDFKRPVAVFSLEMSKLQLVNRLISAETGLSSEKLRSGNLQSYEWIQLTSRIDKIAEAPIIIDDTPAINMFELRAKCRRFKMQHNIQLIIIDYLQLMSGSSADKKNVNREQEISNISRTLKTIAKELEVPVIALSQLSRAVETRGGDKRPQLADLRESGAIEQDADMVLFLYRPEYYHIDFDLENRPTKGVAEVIVAKHRNGPTDTVRLKFIPQNVKFENLALDMTQGNVVEPLGDIIFRSSRSDNEETNSFNDEDEVPF
- a CDS encoding 6,7-dimethyl-8-ribityllumazine synthase, giving the protein MPALLKSLSSYDASKIPDASGFSFGIVVSEYNELITGALYRGCIETLLTHGAQEENILISHVPGAFELPLGAQFLLENNDLNAVICLGCVITGETKHDEYISHSVADAIMNLGLNYNLPVIFGVLTPQNLQQAKARSGGEHGNKGVEAAVTAIKMAYLKNNS